GCCTCCGTATTACACGGCCCGCACTAACACGGCCGGTAGGAATGCCCAATGTCAAATATTTCCCCTTCGATACCTTGGAAGCTCAGATATCCAACGCGGACCGTTGGGAGCCCTCACCGAATTACCCTGACAAGGTTGATCCATCAACCGAGTCTCTGTCAGGCAGTGTTATTGGATACAGCAACAGTCCAGACAAAAACGCCCCTAGAAATCCAGATTACAACAAAACATCGTCTAGGATCTCTATACCGAAGATTCTAAACGAACCAGACATCACTAAGAAGGTTGACCTTGCCACTGCCCTTCAGTATGGACAGGTGACTGGCTACCCGCCGCTGCACTCTTTCATTAGGCAGTTCACGAACCAAGTACTTCACCCAAGCGTTCCATACCAAGGTGGCGCGGATGTCATTCTCAACAATGGCGGCACGGATGGGTTCTCAAAGGTCCTTCAGCTCCTGGTTGACCCCTGGTATGAGGGGTTGCATCCCGTGGTAGAGCGGCCGGGCATGCTCTGTGAGACCTTTGTTTTTGGTAACATCCTTACTCAAGCTCGGCCTCTCGGAGTCAATGTTGTTCCAGTTGAGATTGACGAAGAAGGTATGATAGTCGAAGGATCTGGTGGTTTGCGAGAGGTGCTCGAGAACTGGAATCCTCAAAACGGACGACTGCCACATTTCTTATACACGGTAACGTGAGTAATTTGGCCTAACTAAGAAcgcatttatatactaacCGCTGACTACAGGATGGGAGATAACCCTACCAGTGGTGTTGTAGGCGTTCAGAGACGAAAGGAGATCTACGCGCTGGCAAGCAAGTACGACATCAtcattgttgaagatgaccCGTATTGGTATCTGCAGTTCCCTTCCGCTGCGATACACGAAGCCAAAGCTAGGGGCTATGCTATCCCCCAAGTGGCCGATTCACACAAGACAGTTAAGTCATCTGGCTACGACTTCATAGATTCACTTGTTCCATCATATCTTAGCATTGATGTTGACGGCCGTGTCATTCGTCTCGATACCTTTTCCAAGACAGTTGCCCCTGGTTCTCGATTGGGTTATGCCACTGCACAACCTGCAATCATCGAACGTCTTACTAGGTATGCTACTCTGTATCTCGGTAATCGATATCGTAAAAGCTGACTTTTGATGAATAGGATCGCAGAGACCAGCACTGGCCAGCCCTCAGGTTTCGTCCAAGCACTCATTGCTCAAGCCATTCTAGGCCCTCACTCATCAACTCTTGAGACATTCTCCTCTCTCCCAGAATCAGAGAAACCCTCGTTTACTGGCTGGCAGCTTGATGGTTGGGTGCGATGGCTTGAGGGCCTTCGTGGCGAGTATGAGCGTCGCATGACCCGAATGTGCTCTATCCTTGAAGAGAATGCATTTTCTCTGAGGCAGTCAACGTCCCAAAACCCAGACTTGGACTGGGACGTCATCAGCAAGATACGCTTGTTCGATTTTGACTGGCCCCGTGGAGGGATGTTTGTCTGGGTGCGTGTCCACTTCGAGAAGCACCCTCTCTACCAGACCAGAGGGGGCGACATTGCCCCTGTCATTGATGGCACCGCATTGGCAAATGCATTTCTGATCCATAGTACTCATGCACCTCATCTGGTGCTGGGCAGCCCTGGTAGCATGTTCAGTGCCACCCCGGAGATTCGGGAAAAGCGTGGCTGGCAGTATATACGACTGTGCTTTGCAGCAGAGAGCGACGAGAATATTGACGGTGGCGCAAGCAGATTTGCACGATCTGTGGGTGAATTCTTCAAGATTAACGATACGGCACAGATTGAGAAGCTACTCGAAGAGTTACCCAGCTAGAGTAAATAAATGAACAGGAGTTACTGAATGATGAGCATTGAACAAGAAAAATAGCCATGCTACCAACATGTAAGATAGTCACTGTCCAGGTCAACCTCGATGCTACATGTGTGTAGGGCATTAAAAATGAAAACGAAAACAACTACTGTTACGACAATCACGCTGAAAGCAAACGTAGCAAGCTGAGATCACAGTTACGGCAAACAAGCATCAAGTTATGGAACCAATGCCGAGTCAGGCTGTAATTCATATCAAATCTCTGATTCATTTTTAAGAGAGCTCAACCTTCAAAGAAGCCATTACGCCTCAATATCAAACCATGCAAGACCCGTCATCTAGTTCCGTCTTAACCCGCTGCACACCCAGCAAGTCGAGAATTATTTTagttctgcttcttctgagcCTCCTGGGCAAACACGGAGGCGTAAGGGTTCAGGCGAAGCATGACCTGCTTGTTCTTAAGAgggttcttcttctggacAGCAGATCGGCGGGTGACAGCCTCGCCCTTGGGAGCGTTGAGAGAGCTCTGGATTTCAGAGCTGTTGATCAGACGAGTAAGATCGGCCTGAGAGACAACGTTGGAGGGGAGGAGGAAGTCACGCTTGTGGGCAGAGGCCTCGGTGGTGGAACCGTAGATCTCGTCAAGGGCCTTGAAGGCAGCAGAGGTCCAGACGATGAAGCGGCCGAGGTGACCACCAGGGGCGAGCTGGAGGAGGTTAAGAGCGGTGACGGGAGAGGTCTCGACACCAGTGATGTTGCGGAAAGCAGTGACGAGCTCCTTGCCGTCGGTCTCGGGGTCGTAGATGACAAGAGGGCCACGTCGCTGGCGGTGACGTCGGCCACGGAGCTTGCCCTTACCAGCACGGAGCTTCTTGGagttcttgaccttctcaataTCGGCACCAGCGCCAACAGCCTTCAAGAGGCCGAAAGCAGCAGCGGTCTTGGCAATGGCAGCACCCTCGAAGACGGCAGAGTCGACAACCAGAGGAACCTCAGGGACGGAGTTGACCTGGTGGCCACGGGCCTGGAGCAGGGGAACGGCAGCGGAGGCAGCGAGAGCAGAGACGACGGCGTATCGCCTAGTGTTGCACGTTAGCCTTGCAATTGCGAGCCTCGTCGTCGAAAATAAACTTACTTCTGGCCCTGGTTGACCTTGACGTGCCACTTGCGCCAGATCTTGGTAGGGGCGAACATGCGACCGGAACGACACATGTTACCGAAGGCAGCCTGACCAGCGCGGTGAGTACCACCACCAGAGACACGGGGGATACGGGCGACAGCACGACCTGTTTGCAATGTGGTTAGCCTGCTGTTCTGCTCATCGTCGTGCAATCCCAAAACATTTCTCGTCTCTCCCTCGTCCACCTCCGTGATTTTCTCCCCGCCCACAGAAAATTTCCCCTCTAGAACCATAAATCTGGGGGAAAAAAGACATCGTGTACTAACCAGTTCCCCAAGACTCGGCAGAGGTCTGGTGACCGGCCTTCTCGCTCACAGCATAAGGCTGTCGCTTGTTCTTAGCGATACCGGTGTGAACCTGCTGGACAATGTCCGGTCGGATCGGGCTGGTGAAGACGGCGGGAATGGCGTGGGTAGCTCCAGTGGGAGCACCATCTTTGCCGATGATAGAGACGGTAGGTCGCGAAGCCATTGCGAAGGTTGAGACTTGGacctgttgatgatgcttgaGTTAGTATGAAAAAGGTCCAGATTAATTGCAACAGCTGGCGTTGAGTTCTTACCTCGGGTCGTGCGGCGTCGAAATTGGTGATGGAGTGGGAGGTTGCGAAGCTCACGAAATTTCACTTAGAATATTTTGCGGGCAATCAAATTTGGTGGGCGGAGAGACCCTAAGCCCCACTTTAAGTAGCGACTTTTGCATAAGCACCCTACTATAGGACAGTGCGAGTAGCACTATTCGTACTCATCTGGGGGGATCTTTGTGGCTTACACTGAGAGCACTATCACTTGGATAGGTAGATACAACATAGACAATGTTCATAGTGTTCGTGTCATTCTCATAAAGGCTCACTCGAATCGCTCTGTCTTAGCATAAGTACATGTCATCATTATGCCCTTCTAAATACTCCAAGATGCAGATATCCCACCTTACCGTGTCCCTTGCGTCATGTCCCATTATTCCCATCTCTTCCATTCTTGAATATACTTATCTACCTGTTCCTCAACCCAATCCTCGTCTTCATGTTTGGATCTATCCAGCTTGGCCAGCTTTTCGTGAATCATGGCTTCGACGTCCATCCTCTCGAGTACCTTAGCCTCTAAGTATTTAGGGTCATTCCACCGGCATGCCTTTCTAAAAATCTCTCTCATTCGATTAGAGTAGAGCTGGCAGGTTGCAAGTGGCAGCTTTTGTGGCTTCATATAAAAGTTGCGAGCGATGACATTATCGTCTTTTATCAATGGCCTGACAACCTCATCGAAGCATTCGCCACAGACAGAGAACTGTCGAAGGTATTGCATGATATGCCAGTATCCGTTGGTGATTGGCTTGTCCTCTTGACACTCGCTCACTGcggccatcttctcaacttcttGTGCAAGAGTGCCAAGGTCTGGCTCTTCCTGTTCCAGTCGAGCTTGATCTGAAGTCGTTTCCATGGCGTCAAAGTACATGACGAAACGCTTTCTTTTTGGCTTAAAACGCATGGCGCAAAGCCCCCTGGTAGGTTCTGAGCGGGAGTCCAGGGGAATGAAAATGCCAGTCAGATTGGGAAACAGTGCCTGGATAATTTGAGCGCATTGGGGACATATGGTAAAATCATATACAGGCTGTCGAGTGTATGGGTTCCAGAGCGTCAGCCAATTACGTGTGGTGACTCTATCACCAGGGCACGGGAGGCTGTAAGTGGTAGATATGGCTTTGGCAACCTCATGAAACAGTCGTAAATCCGGCAGTTCGTTTTTCAAGGTGAGGAGCCAAGCAATGCGATACCATGGCCCAACGCCAAAATCGCATGCAATCGCTTGAGCCGAGGGGCGAAGCATCGGCTGGAATGGCTTTCGGTATTCGGTTTTGGCGAAGACGGAACCATAACAATCAGGACAAATGTTGAACTCTGTACGAGGCAGTGTAAGCCAGTCCACCAAACCTGCAACGGGGTGCTTGCGGCGGCATTCGGGAAACGTGGTTACACCTGTCGCTTCTTGATGCTCCGAGTGACGCCTAACGGACCCCACCGGTTTCTCAAGGCGAACGCCATCTCGATTGGGGTCAAATGTTGGAGGTTGCCATGACTGcgaagaagctggagagCGAGTGGCAGATGAAATAGCTGATGCTGGCCTGGCTTCAAGTGGTATTTCGGGGCCAATGGCAATAGGCGTTGGCATCTCGGGCATTGATATGATTGGGTCTGGTTCGTATTGGGATCGTGGCCTACCAATTCTTTCAGACTTGCCGCGGGTATCGAAGGGGTCGATCAAAGTGTCCTCATCCACGGGGTATGGAAGCTCATTTTTAGGCCTCTCTGGAAGAACATGCTCATCTCGAGCAATTGGAAACGTTGACGCAGGTCGTAAGTTTTGAGTAAAATCATCCGATACTGCCGAACCCGTAGGGATAGCGACTGGAATAGGCATCGTAGGTCCTCGTGGTCTCAATCGGGGGCCACTTGGTGCATCAACTTTTTCCAGCTTCGGCTGAGATTCGCGTTCATCCTGCAACACGACAGACTTCTTACGTCTTGGGTGCAATTCTCGTGGACCCTTTGGATGATCGTCACCAGAGCGATTGTCGTCGCCTCGATCATCACGACGGTCATCACGTCTGGTTGTTGGTTCCCGTGTTGGCTCACGAGGAGGGTATGTCGATGATCTTCCATAATCTTCACGATCAGTCCTCCCATAGGAAGGGGACCTATCTTTCTTGGTACTTCTTGGTAAGTACTCGCCTCGGTAAGAGGATTCAGTTCCAACTCTTTCTTTTGAAAGCGGACGGGCAGGCTGCTCATCACGGTCCTTGGACAGAGGGCGAGCTGATGCATCTCCAACCCGCTCTTTTGAAAGGGGGCGTGTCGGTTTCTCGGTCTCGACATTCGTACGCTTTGTGGTGGAAGCGGTTGAAGAAGTACGAGTGTGTCCATTATCATATCGTCGCTCATTCGGGGCGCTTGATACATGCCCTGGTCGAGTAGGAGACCTACGAGAAGCGCTCTGAGACTGCCCATAGTACGCTTGATCCCGTCCGCTGGCGCTACTTTTAATAACCTCAGGTGCGAGCTGGGGATCAAGAGGAATCTTTGGGGGTCGGACAGGGGGCTGGTCATGTCGTCCGCTGGCAGGGGCTGAAGGACGAGTACGGTATTTTTCGGGGAGTTGGTCGTCTCTAAATTCGGTTTCGAGTCGAGGTAGATCCTGCCTACTGCGTCTCTTTTCCAACGGTGGTCGACTACGTTCCCTGCTCGTTGTTGCATCAGCCTTGAGGGTAGTATCGTATCTCCGGCTAGATCTTGTGTCCGTGTATGCGTCACCCGATGGCCGATCTTGTCGCTCGAGTCGCTCATTCCTTTGGGGTTTCTCGAACCGGTCAGTACGAGGAGTTTTTGTTTCATTCCTCCTTTCCGGTTCAGCCCTTCGTTCAGGTTCAGCCCTTCGTTCAGGTTCAGCCCTTCGTTCAGGCTCAGCCCTTCGTTCAGGTTCGGGTCTCCTGCTTGGCTCATTGCGTCGgtcctcttctcttcttctctcggTCTCACGTCTCCTGTCCGACCCAACCCTCGTTTCTGTTTCACCACCCTCTGAGCCGCTTGATGATCCTGTCAGAATGACAAACCGCCGCTCCGGGTTATATTCATGAACTTCCATTATCATAGGGTTCTGTTCAATATCTCCACGAGATGGaggctcttcttcctgaTGCTTTGCGAGGCACACACCATGCTCTCGCTTGAGAGAaacttcctcatcttccacaGATGGGGGCGGCGGTCTAACTCCTGGTACGCGTGCCGGCGCGGCGGACCGTGGTCGTGGTATTAAAGGGTAGTAAGGTAGCTGATATGGCGGCTGTTGCGACGGTGGGGGTTGAGAGGAAGGACGATCATCTAactttggcgatgatggaCTATTTTTCTGTGTAAGTAGTAGTTCTCTTGTAGGATCTTGGTGACCATACGGCTTCGGACTCTTGGCTCGAGAAGTTGTGAAGTAGCCCGCCTGGAGGAGGTTCTGTATATCAAACGATTCGCCCATGATGCAAGCGTCTATATGTCTGATCGGCACGAAATCATGATACCCTACCGAGGGAACAAGAACAGCAAATGCGACCACGGATTACAAAACGAAGGACAACCAAGTGGATCTGCTTGGATCAAGTCGCAGTTCGGGCAGTTTGCTGATGTTTGTTTTCTATTGTCGCACAGGCCTGCTGGAGACGGGAAGGTTAGGTTGTTATTGGTGCGGGCGCTCCAAAATAGTTCGTAGTCCAGGTCTATCACCCGTTGAGAAACGCTCTAAGTGAATGTTGAAACCGAAACTATAAGTGCAAGCCTGGTAGCCTAAACAAAAATTGTAGAAAAAAGACAAGATCTTCTTCGGGTCGGTTATAGTTTTGGTTTCAAGGCGGGCGACGTCAGAAGGAACGAGAAGGTGTCGGAGGTGCCTTGGGGCGCAGTTTGGGTCCAAATCGAAGTACGAAGCCAGATGACATAGCATCAATCACTTGAAGTACTTGATAATTGGCTGTGGGATCACGCAAATCGAAGTACCTCTTGGTGGGCAGCTGGGCATCTACCCTGCCACCCCTCTCCAATACCCCCGCCAGGTTGCCCCTCCTACGTTTCGATTTGCACGCCATTAAAGCCACCTTAAAAATCACCGATTTGTTCAAGGGTAACGTATCACCACAAGATGgatcatggatatcatgTCTCGGTAACCGGACAGAGAACTTTATGCAGCATCGTACGGTTGCACAGAGTAATACAGCAGGCGGATCTTCCCATGCCACCAGAGTAGGTGCCTCAAATAACCTCCAGTGGTAATCCCAAGACAATCACTTCTGTTCACTAACTCTCTGACGCTGGAAGGATTGCCAGTAATATCAATACATAATAATGTCTCTCATATATTTCGTGCGGGATAATCGCGGCTATGCTAAGAACTAACGCCAATACCCAGTACTTATTTTCATGCCTTACAAGGCTATCAAAATCTGGTCAAAGGCGGCCTGCTATAAGTGCCTGGTAGTCAAGGATATTAAGACAGAATCCTCTCGCTAGTTGTAGCTGTCAGAAATACTTGTGAATCCACACGTGAAAACAATTTATCATTATATTCCTAGTGTTATATTATCAAGTTTCTCTTAATGCTTTCTTATACGTGTAGTTTCAGCGCTACAATGCTGAACTACTTGACCTGTAAGCTGTGGGCAAACCTGTTCCCTGGTCAACGTGAACTACATTCGGCTGGAAGCTCTGGTTGGATTTTATGGTTTATGGAATAAGCATGGGCATCCTAGTCAACTCAATAATGTTTATCGTCCCAAACAACGGCGAAACTATACATATGTAATAATATTATGCCTCAGACTACGTCTTTTTTCCGCTTTCCCAGACTATCGGTATGGTCTGGTGGGATTCTTTCTAATCAGAAGAATCAGCCTCACTGGGAAAACCAGCTTAAACCTGCGTTTTACAAGAAACCGAAATGGAGGTGCCCAAGTTTTCAATCAAGTCAGTAGCCAGTCCAGGAGACGTGCTTGCAGCCCGTGATGTGACCCTCTTGTCACTTTCGATCAGCCAAACCAGAAACTCCCCACCAATGCGCCCAAAGAAGCCCAGATGATAAGAGTCTAGTCCTCTAGAAGATCAGCAATATCCTTatcgtcctcctcctcttccctCCGTCGTTCCTCAGCTTCGAGAAGATCCTTCAGCATAGTCCTCTGCCTCACTCTAGCCTTCTGACCCCAATCGGCACCGGTGCCATCGCCCTCCTCGTCAATCTCAGGCTCATCCTCAACTAGTCCACGTAGCTCATTGGGAGAAATCTGTGCCTTGCGCTTTTCGCGggcatcctcatcctccatctTTTGGACAGCCCCCTTAGTAACGAACTTGAGGAACAAGGGCCGCAGCAGCATATAGCCACCGACAATGACGGTAAGACGAAGCCATGCTTTTGTGTCCATGCTATCAAAGGCGTTTGAAATGTTGTTGGATGCATTGGCTCCATACTGCAGGAACTGAGCAGTGAGTTTCCCAAAGGCATTGAGTTCAGGTTGCTCGCCctggtgctgctgttgttgaccAACAGGATCCATTGTAAACGTTTTCAGTTACTTTAGAAGTGGGCTACGGGTTTGTGAATGAACCTGCTCTAATAGGAGGTTACTGTTTTCGCTGTTGAAGGTCTGAAGAGACGGTCGCGTTTAAACCAGGTGAGTTTAATAATCGTATTCGTGTAGATGCCCAGGGGCTGAGGTTTGAAGCGACGGGAATAATGGTCCCAGGATAGGATAAGGAGCAATGCTTGGTTCAGTGAGGAGAGGGAAAGATGTCAGAGCTTGTGAGTTGAGGTGCTGCGGTTGAGATTTTTATATGGCGCGCGACTTGGGAGGTTCTTTTTAGTTGGCCTTCTCCGATGGACCCGGCTCACTGGTCAAATTCTAGAACCCGCAAATAAGATGAGGGTACAGGATACTTCCATGCTATTATGCTATTGTTGAAGGCATACGATTGGCAGTGCTTCGCGAATCGCTCCGATAAAAAATTCCTAATTACTTAGGATATACTACAGTACTTTAGTTCCTACTGATCCCGAGAGTTATCTAGAAACCCCTTGGGGCCATGAAGGGATAGTAGGCTAAGTACGTTATATAGTCCCGAGTCGTTGATACATTGTATAAATCTGGAAGCCAGAAAAGTACCATTGCCCGACCAAAGGCAGTCAATTTACACCAATACAAAGAAGTGCAACCCATACGCCTTTGAAACTATAAAACTCTTCAGCTGCTCCGTACAAACTACCTAGGTATTGTATACCTTATATAGGTAGTTAGGTCATAAGTACAGGAACTTGATATGGAACCTAAGCTTCATCAACGCCACGTGATCTACCTGTTTTATTTCCTTGTGGTTTGAGTGGGCGTAAACCTGGCTGGTTGGCTCCACCAGATATCCATTCCCGAACAGACACCTTTGGAGCGAGACCAGAGGCCTGGCTTGATAGCTCGAGAAAATTTCGAGGCCTCATTATAGCCGctttccatctccatctccgtCTCCATCGTGCACCCCGACAGCACCATCGTGTGTTTCTCGCCTCTGTTCCCCTTACTCTCCGCTCCATCTCGTTTTTAATTGTCATTTATACTATCTAGAGGGAGCCGTCACAATGTCGACCGCTTTCCGATCCCTTGCGCCTTTCCTGCGCACCGCCCGACAAGGTCTACGGGCTAACCCCATCAACCCTCTTCAGTCCGCCTTTAGCAAGCAGAACACCTCCGGTGTCCTCAACCTTTACCGCACATATGCTGTTTTTGAGCGATCAAAGCCTCATGTGAACATCGGTACAATTGGTCACGTCGATCACGGCAAGGTATGACTGCGTCCTCTATATCCTACAACccctctctttctctctcaAAACCCAACTGACTCTTTATCATAGACCACTCTTTCTGCTGCCATCACAAAGCGACAGGCCGACAAGGGCCTCGCCAACTTCCTTGAGTATGGTGCCATTGACAAGGCTCCTGAGGAGCGAAAGCGTGGTATTACCATCTCGACCGCACACATCGAGTACGCCACCGACAACCGCCACTACTCCCACGTCGACTGCCCCGGTCACGCCGATTACATCAAGAACATGATTACCGGTGCAGCCAACATGGACGGTGCTATCATCGTCGTTGCTGCCTCCGATGGACAGATGCCCCAGACCCGTGAACACTTGCTCCTCGCTCGTCAGGTCGGTGTCCAGCGAATTGTCGTCTTCGTCAACAAGGTCGATGCCATTGATGACCCCGAGATGCTTGAGCTCgtcgagatggagatgcgCGAGCTTCTTAACACCTACGGCTTCGAAGGCGACGACACTCCCGTCATCATGGGCTCTGCTCTTATGTCTCTCCAGAACCAGCGCCCCGAGATTGGCACCGAGAAGATCGATGAGCTCCTTGCTGCCGTCGACGAGTGGATCCCAACCCCCGAGCGTGACCTTGACAAGCCCTTCCTTATGTCCGTCGAGGATGTCTTCTCCATTGCCGGCCGTGGTACCGTCGTGTCTGGCCGTGTGGAGCGTGGTATTCTGAAGCGTGATCAGGAGATCGAGCTTGTCGGAAAGGGTCAGGAGGttatcaagaccaaggttACCGACATTGAGACCTTCAAGAAGTCTTGTGAGCAGTCCCAGGCTGGTGACAACTCTGGTCTCCTCATCCGAGGTGTTCGCCGTGAGGATGTCCGCCGTGGTATGGTCGTCTGCGCTCCTGGCACCGTCAAGTCTCATACCCAGTTTCTCGCTTCCCTCTACGTcctcaccaaggaggagggtgGCCGACACACCGGTTTCCAGGAGCACTACCGACCCCAGCTCTATCTCCGAACTGCAGATGAGTCCATTGACCTGACTTTCCCCGAGGGTACTGAGGATGCCTCCAGTAAGATGGTCATGCCTGGTGACAACACCGAGATGGTTGTCACCATGGGTCACCCCAATGCCATCGAGGTTGGTCAGCGATTCAACATCCGTGAGGGTGGCCGAACTGTCGCTACTGGTCTCTGCACTCGCATCATCAAGTAAGCGGCGCTTTAGACAAGAAATGAAAAAGTTAACGGGGACGGTGTACGAATTATTACGCTTATGTACAATCATGCAATGTCTTTCTTTGAGTCCATTTGGCTCCTGTACATTTATTTAGCTGGCCTTGGGGCTCAAAGATCTCCGCTCTGCTTCCTCCCACCTTCTTGGTGATCTGAATTAGATAAAATCTAGGGGAGGCAGTAATAAGACTTATAAACTAGAAAACCCATTTCGGCTTGAATCGCTTGTTCATTGCGGCAGTATGATGGTCATTGTGGCCGTGATAAGTCATGATGACTGGATCAACATTTGATGAGCACAACGGGGTCTTCAAGGATGCGCGAGGGCCAGCACTTGGAGTTTTTCTTTAGGATTGTCATTAATCACATTGACCCGATGCACTCCATAGCCACAGGCTGGTCATGCGGAAAGGTGGGAGGATAAGACAGGACACATAGACATGATCGAGGTCCAATGCAATGGTATTCGTCTATCCTCGGAGGATTTTCGTCAGACGCACGATCTTCCTGAGGGACCCAAGCAAGCCATAAAACTCCTGTTCCAAGCGGCCGCCCTCCGAGTGCTCTTTTTTTACCGCGAGGCCTTTGACGTTCTGCTGAGAGTTCTCCCCATCCACACAATACTATGCTCTCTAGCAGTCCCCCCCATCCCTTAACCGAGAAAACCGGGTGTCATGATCGTTTATCGGTACTGCAGGTAATCCCGGGTCAGTTTCGTTGTTCCCACTACTTGACCGAACGTCGTCCTGGGTGTTGGGGGCCCATAGTAGTTCCGCTCGATTGAAACTCACCTTGTTGAAGCCGATatccttggccttctcacGGAAGCACTGACGGCACAGGTTGAGGTCGTACTTTCGGATGAGACCAGCCTTGTGCTTGCAGACGCGGCTGCGAGATGTTAGCATCAATCCTATTCGGTCGATGATTTCGACGCCATCAGGCGCATAGAATTTCGGGCAAAGGAGATATAGATTCGTACCAGCTGCGAGAGCCCTTGCCGTAGTTTCGGGGGCGGGAGTTCCAGACGCTTTCGTGAGACATCGTTGCGGTGATGATTGAAGGCCGAAAGCTCGAAGGGTTGCGGGATGATTTGATTTCAAGTTGCCGCTGGAAATTTTGTGTGCGCTGACCTACTAGGTTCCGCAGCCCCAGTTCGGGTTGGAGCAGGGCACATCGGGTCCCGGACTATCAATAACCCGTGGCAATACAAGGACCCGCTCTCCTCCACTGACGTGGAGCTGTCCAGCAAGGTTACCTGACATCCACTGAAGAGCAAACGAACATGAGCGTCTATCTTGCACCATTGGCTTAAACTCGATTTCTGCATGAGCTTGAATATGCTATTCCCGAATGTTCTGTGTATTATTGTCAGGGCAGTACCATCCTGCTGCTGGGGTGGTAACCCTTTTACACGGCAAGATTGTCAAGGATCGTGAGCTATTGATAGCGAGTTGCTCTCAAGAAATATCCGCTAAGATTGTACTTCATTTGACCGCCTATATGCACAACGCTGGTCTTTCCTGTGAATCTGTGCAAAGATTtcaagcagcagccaagaatattattaaacttCTGTAAGAGATCTAgaagctggtgttgaagctAAAAGAGCCTCGGCGGGGGCCATTGTAAGAACCATAGCGGTCTTGTCGTGAATATGGTATTTCAAGAAGCTCTAAATTTAGATGCCCATTGACGTCCTGTTTATATGGAGATGTTAGATAGACTTTGTCTGTCTCGCAAGTTTCGAATCGTCAAGTGTCGTTCACATGGCTACCTCATTGAATTTATGTTATAGTTGTGCTTTCTCATTATCACATAGCGTATAGGCCATTGAGTAGCCCACACCCGAGGTAGATAACTATCAATTTCTGCAAACAGTTGATTCGAAGGGGATCATCCAATATGATGAGTCGAAAGAAACGAAGAGCACTTTAACCAAGGCTACTTCATCGAAAATAATGTAGTCCAA
This genomic stretch from Fusarium oxysporum f. sp. lycopersici 4287 chromosome 5, whole genome shotgun sequence harbors:
- a CDS encoding 50S ribosomal protein L4e; its protein translation is MVLEGKFSVGGEKITEVDEGETRNVLGLHDDEQNSRLTTLQTGRAVARIPRVSGGGTHRAGQAAFGNMCRSGRMFAPTKIWRKWHVKVNQGQKRYAVVSALAASAAVPLLQARGHQVNSVPEVPLVVDSAVFEGAAIAKTAAAFGLLKAVGAGADIEKVKNSKKLRAGKGKLRGRRHRQRRGPLVIYDPETDGKELVTAFRNITGVETSPVTALNLLQLAPGGHLGRFIVWTSAAFKALDEIYGSTTEASAHKRDFLLPSNVVSQADLTRLINSSEIQSSLNAPKGEAVTRRSAVQKKNPLKNKQVMLRLNPYASVFAQEAQKKQN
- a CDS encoding 50S ribosomal protein L4e, coding for MASRPTVSIIGKDGAPTGATHAIPAVFTSPIRPDIVQQVHTGIAKNKRQPYAVSEKAGHQTSAESWGTGRAVARIPRVSGGGTHRAGQAAFGNMCRSGRMFAPTKIWRKWHVKVNQGQKRYAVVSALAASAAVPLLQARGHQVNSVPEVPLVVDSAVFEGAAIAKTAAAFGLLKAVGAGADIEKVKNSKKLRAGKGKLRGRRHRQRRGPLVIYDPETDGKELVTAFRNITGVETSPVTALNLLQLAPGGHLGRFIVWTSAAFKALDEIYGSTTEASAHKRDFLLPSNVVSQADLTRLINSSEIQSSLNAPKGEAVTRRSAVQKKNPLKNKQVMLRLNPYASVFAQEAQKKQN
- a CDS encoding elongation factor Tu, mitochondrial, coding for MSTAFRSLAPFLRTARQGLRANPINPLQSAFSKQNTSGVLNLYRTYAVFERSKPHVNIGTIGHVDHGKTTLSAAITKRQADKGLANFLEYGAIDKAPEERKRGITISTAHIEYATDNRHYSHVDCPGHADYIKNMITGAANMDGAIIVVAASDGQMPQTREHLLLARQVGVQRIVVFVNKVDAIDDPEMLELVEMEMRELLNTYGFEGDDTPVIMGSALMSLQNQRPEIGTEKIDELLAAVDEWIPTPERDLDKPFLMSVEDVFSIAGRGTVVSGRVERGILKRDQEIELVGKGQEVIKTKVTDIETFKKSCEQSQAGDNSGLLIRGVRREDVRRGMVVCAPGTVKSHTQFLASLYVLTKEEGGRHTGFQEHYRPQLYLRTADESIDLTFPEGTEDASSKMVMPGDNTEMVVTMGHPNAIEVGQRFNIREGGRTVATGLCTRIIK
- a CDS encoding 40S ribosomal protein S29 encodes the protein MSHESVWNSRPRNYGKGSRSCRVCKHKAGLIRKYDLNLCRQCFREKAKDIGFNKYR